GAGGCACGGATACCAAGCAGCTCCACCAGCAAGGGAAACTTCTTCCTCTTATTGAACAGTGTAGGCCGTGCTGTTCGAGTGCCTCCCCCGAGGCCTCCGGCGGCGCTCAGTATCAACATAATCAGTCATAATGCTCTGTGATATGTGTTTATACTCGTCGGCCACCCTTGAAGAGCCCAAACAGAGGTTAAGTAGATGTGTTTTAACATGCATGCTGCAGTCAGGGAAAATGTACTTTCCTGACTGATCGACATGGGTGCTGTTATTTTTGGGTTATTATGCACTGTATGTTttcttgtaaatatataatgccAAACGGTATCACGCCAAGCATTTTAGATTACTTTCTGACCTGAGTTACAAAACTTCAGCAGTCCtttatgtacataaatatttaaaataaagtattaagtCTTTTGCAAAATCCCTGAAgcgagctttttttttttctccccgcTGGTtgcaaataaactgcatttttatcattataaactgactattaatacaaattaatatttgagagtgaaagcctgtttctgcctcgtaattaaaaaaaaaaaacataaaaagataaTTGTAATTGATTTTTCCTACTGCAATTCTGAATTTTTGAATCACAATTTCGGCTGTTAGCAATTCAAAAAATAGGGCAGTgagatataaagatatatagatattttttgaGTTTACGTATTGCTAATGCTAGTCTGAATTGGCAAATTATAACCGCTATAGGAAAGGCTTCATTGCGTGTTCACACGATAAGGAGTTTAAACGGGCATTTAAACGCGTTGCAACGTTTTAATTTTGaactaaaaagacaaaaagagcgGCGCGCCGCGAACGCGCTCCTGGACACGCGGAGGCAGACGCGCGCTTCGTTTCCAAGGCACCACGTGAAGCAGAAGAATGACGCGCGTCGAAAGGAATGCCGGGAAACCCGCCGTATGCGTGAATGAGTCCCATTAGCCTCGTCTAACCGCTACTCGAGCGCAGCTTTCCGTTTACGATAAGAAACATAATTACAGAAATGGCGGGAAGCGCTGGCGAATGGTGTCTTATGGAAAGCGACCCTGGAGTTTTCACGGAGCTGATAAAGGGCTTTGGTGAGCTCTCCTCGTTGTATGCGTTTGCGTTTGGTATGGTTTTGCCTCGTTTCGGCGAAATTGAATTTTGTGGTGATTTGTAGTTCATGCACGGTTTGATTGCCAGGCTCAGACGTGGTTTAGATCCCTATAATTCGCATGCAGTTTACTGAACGGGTTCGCGCGAGTGAGTCGGCTCTGCGCTACGCTTGTTAATTAATGCAGAATGACAGCTGCCTCACATTTCTGCCGCTCTGAACCTGTGTGTAAATGCCATTGAGCCTGCCTCAAAAAGTAGCGAGCGGCCCACCTAGACGGCATTTTTTGGGGGGCATCGTGTGTGTGTTCCGAATCATGTTTGGGCATCGGAACAAGCATCGTTTTGTATTCGTTATTGGTTCCTTTGAACAAAATCCGCCTCATTGTTGCTGCCAGGAGTCGTCATTTGATTCGTAACAACCCCCTACATACCGAATCAAACATTCAGAAGCAGCAGTAATGTTGAATAATTAGATTAATGATAATGTAGATTCATTATAATGCAGCATCGTGCAAGCTACAGCATGTTGTAATCATTTGAAGACTTTTTATTTGCacgttccaaaaaaaaatctagtttctATGTGCGTTTCAGTTTGTAACCAGCATTGACTTCTGTGTATTtggattaatatttttgtggacaTTATATAAGCGCTTTCCTACAATACGTTGAGGTACTTTGGGTATCATTTGCTTGTTCGGAAcgttctttttctcttttgtgaAAAAGAATCATTCGATTCAGCGTTCCGAGTCTTCCATTGCGTTTAGTTTCCCTCAGACGTTCGTTTGGAACGTTAGATTCAGTTTATACATGCATCATTTGcgtttgaatacatttttcgcataggttcaaatatttaaataatgtaatttgtaAGTTGATTCATTTTATGTCAAGACTCGCTCGAACATTTGAATCACTGCAAGTGGACTTCAAACGTTTCTAAAGGCGTTTTTTTCTGGATATCCATTACGAACATTGGATTCATCATTTTGTAGACATTTCATGATGTTTGGGCGTTATTTGCACCTACTAAAGATTCGGTTTGCCATTTTTGTGGACAAATTCAAACATTAGTCACAGTACATTTATACGTTCAAATATGTAGGCCTAGTTGATCATTATTTAGTAATAGtaagctttccattgacgtATGGATTTTTAGGATccgacaatatttggccgagatgcCACTATTCGAAAATCTGGAGTCTGAGGAAAATCGCCTTTTAGTCCTCagcaatgcatataaataatcaaaaattaagttctgatatatttatcgtaggtttttttttaatgaaaacatgatatttacttaataaccCAATGATTTTTGCcgtcaaataaatatttctaatgtattgttggctattgctacaaatgtacCCATGCCGCTTATGACAGGTTTTTGCTCCAGGGTCAAGTTTAAACGTATTATGTATGCATCGTTTATGAATCCTCAGCGTTGGTTCATTCGCGAAACTTTAATGTCTCTGCTGTTCCCGTCAGGATGCAAAGGCGCGCAGGTAGAAGAGATATGGAGCATGGAGCCCGAAAACTTTGAAAATCTCAAGTAAGTAACACCCTTGAATCGGTTATCGCATCCGGGTGTCCGAACTGCGGTTTTTGAATATCCGCGTGAATCGTTTCAGGCCCGTTCACGGTCTGATTTTCCTCTTCAAGTGGCAGCCCGGTGAGGAGCCGGCGGGGTCCATCGTTCAAGACTCCAGGCTGGATCAGATCTTCTTCGCCAAGCAGGTGCGCGGTCACTCGTTTCGTCGAAATCCGTCGAACATGCTGCGTGGCGCAACTTATAATATTGGCAAACGTACCGTTTCAGGTCATCAACAATGCCTGCGCGACCCAAGCGATAGTCAGCGTGTTGTTAAACTGCACGCATCCCGATATGCACCTCGGGGAAACGCTGACAGAATTTAAAGAGTTTTCGCAAAGTTTCGACGCCGCGGTAAGTCACAGCGAATTTAATTCGAACGGGCGCCTTTCGTTACAATCGCTTGTTAAGCTTTAATACactctgtttgtgttttagatGAAGGGCCTTGCTCTCAGCAACTCTGAAGTGATTCGACAAGTTCACAACAGCTTCGCCAGGTTATTTCCATTCGCTTTCACGAAGCTTTCTTGTCTTTTCCAACACTGAGCGTTGCATAACATTGCGTTTGTTTCCCCAAAGACAACAGATGTTTGAGTTTGACGCCAAGTCGTCGGCTAAAGAAGAAGACGCTTTTCATTTCGTGAGCTACGTTCCCGTTAACGGACGACTTTACGAGTTGGACGGGCTTCGCGAAGGACCCATAGATCTGGGTTGGTGGAGTTGATGCCGAACGGTTCGTTTTTACGTTtatttgtttggggttttttacggtttttgtcattttctcagGCGCGTGCAACCAGGACGATTGGATCGGTGCTGTGCGGCCCGTCATTGAGAAGAGAATACAGAAGTAAGAGACAAGCTGATGCCTTTTGAGCTGATGTTTCTACCAGAAGCAGGTTTTCAGTAAAGCTTTTTCCGCTTTCGGACCCGTGCAGATACAGCGAGGGTGAGATTCGGTTCAACCTGATGGCCATCGTTTCAGACCGCAAGATGATTTATGAGAAGAAGATCGTTGAACTGCAGGCTCAGCTCACGGAGGTGAGGTCTTCTGGACGcgtcccaaaaaaaaaaagctggaatgacagaatgagttttttaaaaaaaaggtttctgcCGTTCGCAGGAAGAGCCCATGGACACGGACCAGAGCGGAAATCATCTGAGCTCTATCCAGTCGGAGATCGCCAAGTATCAGCTGCTGATCGACGAAGAGAACCAAAAGCTTAAAAGATACAAAGTATGTACTTTTCCTCGTCAGTGATCATTTCAAGAAGTAACTTATCGATGGCCTGTTATTaggataatatttatattaataactcagctttacaatatttattattgatgttaatgtttaatttgttttaccaTGTAAAAAGTGATGTTATAAAAATCACGTAATAATAGTGCGCTGTTAATTGTGCTTGgacatatttccaaaaaaaaattgtttaaatattaaatattttatttgtaatataaacatcaacacacactcaacaaacaaattttggatgcagttacgTTTTTGacaacactattattattaatgtcttttaaaaggttatattacaaatttgtataatgaatgacaaaatattgattatatataaaagttattacgttaattattttatctacATAAACATGTGTAatattactataacattattgATATTGTTTTCATCATTGATCTTTTAAGATAACATTTAAGTTACGTAcgttataaaataatgttacctCAATACTGTTGTTTTTTGGTTATTGTTTGTAGTTATAAATGGCATTCTTATGAtaattaatttatcattataaaatataaaagctattgctgtaaatgtgtaaatctcatatatatatatatatatatatatatatatatatatataaaaacgtattaataatcatttatttgaaaagtttcACTGATgatactattaataatattattaatgttatgttATAACTAAACTAATAACATTATTGTGACTGACAATAACATatattataacttaaaaaaaaatatatatatatatattttttttttttattatcttctGTGGTTGCGGTGGCACCGAAATGCCTCTTAAATGCTACAAGATTATTAGactattatttactttttgtgttttgttttgttctttaagATTGAGAACATTAGAAGGAAGCACAACTACCTCCCCTTTATAATGGAGTTACTGAAGACGCTGGCTGAATATCAGCAGCTGATACCGCTGGTGGAAAAGGTAAGTCCAGTCCAAGCCGGTCTCCTCACACCACTAGAGTGCAGCGTGCGCTTCG
This window of the Puntigrus tetrazona isolate hp1 chromosome 22, ASM1883169v1, whole genome shotgun sequence genome carries:
- the uchl5 gene encoding ubiquitin carboxyl-terminal hydrolase isozyme L5, giving the protein MAGSAGEWCLMESDPGVFTELIKGFGCKGAQVEEIWSMEPENFENLKPVHGLIFLFKWQPGEEPAGSIVQDSRLDQIFFAKQVINNACATQAIVSVLLNCTHPDMHLGETLTEFKEFSQSFDAAMKGLALSNSEVIRQVHNSFARQQMFEFDAKSSAKEEDAFHFVSYVPVNGRLYELDGLREGPIDLGACNQDDWIGAVRPVIEKRIQKYSEGEIRFNLMAIVSDRKMIYEKKIVELQAQLTEEEPMDTDQSGNHLSSIQSEIAKYQLLIDEENQKLKRYKIENIRRKHNYLPFIMELLKTLAEYQQLIPLVEKAKEKQSAKKIQEAK